From a single Brassica oleracea var. oleracea cultivar TO1000 chromosome C5, BOL, whole genome shotgun sequence genomic region:
- the LOC106343676 gene encoding uncharacterized protein LOC106343676 isoform X2 encodes MLTGLDMEQHSQTFGLPPPDISVPSFEPYDNNNSMLHRLQQSHHHQRPSNFGPAMSTPPHFHLPYAPFHAPPFAPGGTSTENERDARVMGQGYKRKSTQVMPGNFQYQSTAEAPFPFPHYGPQPVDERSVRNRAGAATMDPPLSHVHSNFVQGSYLAPPFPPPGSVWYDQHCNGNTSDGSSSSLWPQPPSVPYMHGHGVTGSINSGNVCFPRYHETSSSRNQTPFVYPRHNHFSHHPAPPPTLFPHLASVSYTVPMNIHDASYSHVGPVQSTGFSINPQRPLDDFVPAATLRNHGLPRFRAFPTDEVAVFREGGFYNAVDYVDHHQDMRLDIEDMSYEELLALSDHIGTVKTGLSEEDVEALLKRRTSLSTRINLEDATSTDLETDSCTICQENYKNQDQIATLDCRHEYHAECLKKWLVIKNICPVCKSEALGHGKEEGTIKSL; translated from the exons ATGCTGACTGGTTTAGACATGGAGCAGCATTCTCAAACTTTTGGCCTCCCTCCTCCAGATATCTCTGTTCCTAGTTTCGAACCTTATGACAACAACAACTCAATGTTACACAGGCTTCAACAGTCCCATCATCATCAACGTCCTTCCAATTTTGGTCCTGCCATGTCAACCCCACCACATTTCCATCTCCCTTATGCGCCTTTTCATGCTCCACCGTTTGCTCCTGGAGGTACTTCCACTGAAAATGAGAGGGATGCACGTGTTATGGGTCAGGGATACAAAAGAAAGAGCACTCAAGTAATGCCCGGAAATTTTCAGTATCAAAGCACTGCAGAAGCACCTTTCCCATTCCCACACTATGGCCCACAACCAGTAGATGAGAGGAGTGTGAGGAACAGAGCAGGAGCAGCTACAATGGATCCGCCTCTCTCCCATGTTCATAGCAATTTCGTGCAAGGAAGCTATCTAGCTCCTCCTTTTCCACCTCCTGGCTCAGTCTGGTATGACCAACATTGTAATGGAAACACATCTGATGGATCCTCTTCTTCGCTTTGGCCCCAACCACCCTCTGTACCTTATATGCATG GTCACGGTGTTACTGGCTCCATAAACTCTGGTAATGTCTGCTTTCCGAGATACCATGAAACATCTAGTAGCAGAAACCAAACACCATTTGTATACCCTAGACACAACCATTTTAGCCATCATCCGGCACCTCCTCCCACCTTATTCCCTCACTTGGCTTCAGTCTCATACACTGTTCCCATGAATATTCATGATGCTTCCTACAGTCATGTGGGACCAGTTCAATCAACTGGGTTTAGTATAAACCCGCAACGTCCCCTAGATGATTTTGTACCTGCAGCGACTCTTAGAAACCATGGACTGCCTCGCTTTAGAGCATTTCCCACAGAT GAAGTTGCAGTGTTCAGAGAAGGAGGCTTCTACAATGCTGTTGATTATGTTGATCATCATCAAGACATGCGCTTGGACATAGAGGACATGTCATATGAG GAGCTTCTTGCTTTGAGCGACCATATTGGCACTGTGAAGACTGGCTTATCAGAAGAAGATGTGGAAGCTCTTCTGAAAAGAAGAACGTCCTTATCGACCAGAATCAACCTGGAAGATGCTACATCTACCGATCTAGAAACAGATTCTTGCACTATATGCCAG GAAAACTACAAGAACCAAGATCAGATCGCAACGCTGGATTGCAGACACGAGTATCATGCAGAATGTTTGAAGAAGTGGTTGGTTATCAAGAACATTTGCCCAGTGTGTAAATCAGAGGCACTTGGTCATGGAAAAGAAGAAGGAACGATAAAAAGTTTATAG
- the LOC106292874 gene encoding RNA exonuclease 4, protein MSSDLKRKPKKKNPKPVQINPNWSLLQQKLKSDSNNSGNRKSSNNDDSDNPRSILGKRKERPDTEVDVPKISPLAPVNDDSSLTDEVAMDCEMVGVSQGTKSALGRVTLVNKWGNVLYDEFVRPVERVVDFRTHISGIRPRDLRKAKDFRVAQTKVAELIKGKILVGHALHNDLKVLLLTHPKKDIRDTAEYQPFLKDKTRKSLKHLASEFLGADIQNGEHCPIDDARAAMLLYQKNRREWERNVKDQTRMRLKQKKRKPKKKVKEANHTSTV, encoded by the exons ATGAGTTCTGATCTGAAGAGAAAGCCGAAGAAGAAAAACCCTAAACCCGTTCAGATAAACCCTAATTGGTCACTCCTCCAACAA AAGCTGAAATCTGATTCGAATAACTCGGGAAATCGAAAATCGTCAAACAATGACGACTCAGATAATCCTAGGTCCATATTAG GGAAGCGGAAAGAGAGACCTGATACGGAGGTGGATGTTCCTAAGATTAGTCCCTTAGCTCCGGTTAATGACGATTCCAG TTTGACAGATGAAGTGGCTATGGACTGTGAAATGGTTGGTGTCAGTCAAGGAACCAAAAGCGCCCTTGGACGTGTTACCTTG GTAAACAAATGGGGAAATGTTCTGTACGATGAGTTTGTCCGTCCAGTGGAACGTGTTGTTGACTTTCGAACGCATATTAGTGGGATTCGACCTAGAGATTTAAGAAAGG CCAAAGATTTCCGAGTTGCTCAGACCAAAGTAGCGGAGTTGATCAAGGGGAAGATTCTCGTGGGACATGCCTTGCACAACGATCTCAAG GTTTTGCTGTTAACTCACCCGAAAAAGGACATAAGGGACACAGCAGAGTATCAGCCTTTTCTCAA GGACAAAACAAGAAAGTCTCTGAAACATCTTGCATCTGAGTTTCTAGGGGCCGACATCCAAAACGGAGAGCACTGTCCT ATTGATGATGCAAGAGCTGCAATGCTGCTTTACCAGAAGAACAGAAGAGAGTGGGAGAGAAACGTGAAAGACCAGACAAGGATGAGGCTGAAACAAAAGAAGCGTAAGCCTAAGAAGAAAGTAAAGGAAGCTAATCACACCTCAACTGTTTGA
- the LOC106343676 gene encoding uncharacterized protein LOC106343676 isoform X1: MGVSAAMLTGLDMEQHSQTFGLPPPDISVPSFEPYDNNNSMLHRLQQSHHHQRPSNFGPAMSTPPHFHLPYAPFHAPPFAPGGTSTENERDARVMGQGYKRKSTQVMPGNFQYQSTAEAPFPFPHYGPQPVDERSVRNRAGAATMDPPLSHVHSNFVQGSYLAPPFPPPGSVWYDQHCNGNTSDGSSSSLWPQPPSVPYMHGHGVTGSINSGNVCFPRYHETSSSRNQTPFVYPRHNHFSHHPAPPPTLFPHLASVSYTVPMNIHDASYSHVGPVQSTGFSINPQRPLDDFVPAATLRNHGLPRFRAFPTDEVAVFREGGFYNAVDYVDHHQDMRLDIEDMSYEELLALSDHIGTVKTGLSEEDVEALLKRRTSLSTRINLEDATSTDLETDSCTICQENYKNQDQIATLDCRHEYHAECLKKWLVIKNICPVCKSEALGHGKEEGTIKSL; this comes from the exons ATG GGGGTTTCTGCAGCTATGCTGACTGGTTTAGACATGGAGCAGCATTCTCAAACTTTTGGCCTCCCTCCTCCAGATATCTCTGTTCCTAGTTTCGAACCTTATGACAACAACAACTCAATGTTACACAGGCTTCAACAGTCCCATCATCATCAACGTCCTTCCAATTTTGGTCCTGCCATGTCAACCCCACCACATTTCCATCTCCCTTATGCGCCTTTTCATGCTCCACCGTTTGCTCCTGGAGGTACTTCCACTGAAAATGAGAGGGATGCACGTGTTATGGGTCAGGGATACAAAAGAAAGAGCACTCAAGTAATGCCCGGAAATTTTCAGTATCAAAGCACTGCAGAAGCACCTTTCCCATTCCCACACTATGGCCCACAACCAGTAGATGAGAGGAGTGTGAGGAACAGAGCAGGAGCAGCTACAATGGATCCGCCTCTCTCCCATGTTCATAGCAATTTCGTGCAAGGAAGCTATCTAGCTCCTCCTTTTCCACCTCCTGGCTCAGTCTGGTATGACCAACATTGTAATGGAAACACATCTGATGGATCCTCTTCTTCGCTTTGGCCCCAACCACCCTCTGTACCTTATATGCATG GTCACGGTGTTACTGGCTCCATAAACTCTGGTAATGTCTGCTTTCCGAGATACCATGAAACATCTAGTAGCAGAAACCAAACACCATTTGTATACCCTAGACACAACCATTTTAGCCATCATCCGGCACCTCCTCCCACCTTATTCCCTCACTTGGCTTCAGTCTCATACACTGTTCCCATGAATATTCATGATGCTTCCTACAGTCATGTGGGACCAGTTCAATCAACTGGGTTTAGTATAAACCCGCAACGTCCCCTAGATGATTTTGTACCTGCAGCGACTCTTAGAAACCATGGACTGCCTCGCTTTAGAGCATTTCCCACAGAT GAAGTTGCAGTGTTCAGAGAAGGAGGCTTCTACAATGCTGTTGATTATGTTGATCATCATCAAGACATGCGCTTGGACATAGAGGACATGTCATATGAG GAGCTTCTTGCTTTGAGCGACCATATTGGCACTGTGAAGACTGGCTTATCAGAAGAAGATGTGGAAGCTCTTCTGAAAAGAAGAACGTCCTTATCGACCAGAATCAACCTGGAAGATGCTACATCTACCGATCTAGAAACAGATTCTTGCACTATATGCCAG GAAAACTACAAGAACCAAGATCAGATCGCAACGCTGGATTGCAGACACGAGTATCATGCAGAATGTTTGAAGAAGTGGTTGGTTATCAAGAACATTTGCCCAGTGTGTAAATCAGAGGCACTTGGTCATGGAAAAGAAGAAGGAACGATAAAAAGTTTATAG
- the LOC106295892 gene encoding multiple organellar RNA editing factor 8, chloroplastic/mitochondrial-like: MATHSISRSILCRPAKSLSLLFTRSFASSAPLAKAPATSLYTSSLLTRSRPLVAAFRGGLVSVKGLSSQATSSSLNDPSPNWSNRPPKETILLDGCDFEHWLVVVDPPEGDPTRDEIIDSYIKTLAQIVGSEEEARMKIYSVSTRCYFAFGALVSEDLSHKLKELPKVRWVLPDSYLDVRNKDYGGEPFIDGKAVPYDPKYHEEWIRNNARANERNRRNDRPKNFDRSRNFERRRENMAGGPPPQRPPMGGSAPPPPPMGQNYGQRPPPNYGGPPPPHNNMGGLRPPANYGGAPPPPPNYGGPPPPNYGGTPPQNMGGAPPPNYGGSPPPNYGGAPPQNNMGGGGPPNAGWSGNNYQQQQGGGMQQPQYQNNYPPNRDGSGNPYQG, translated from the exons ATGGCGACGCATTCCATCTCTCGCTCCATTCTCTGCCGTCCGGCGAAATCTCTCTCCCTTCTCTTCACCCGATCCTTCGCCTCATCTGCTCCTCTCGCCAAAGCTCCGGCGACTTCGCTTTACACGTCGTCTCTGCTCACCCGATCCCGTCCCTTAGTCGCCGCCTTCCGCGGTGGACTTGTGTCTGTCAAAGGTCTTTCTTCGCAGGCTACGTCGTCTTCTCTGAACGATCCGAGTCCCAACTGGTCCAACAGGCCTCCAAAGGAGACGATTTTGCTCGATGGATGCGATTTCGAGCATTGGCTTGTGGTTGTGGATCCGCCTGAGGGAGATCCCACTAGAGATGAGATCATCGACAGCTATATCAAAACCCTAGCTCAGATCGTTGGCAG TGAAGAAGAAGCGAGGATGAAGATCTACTCTGTTTCAACTCGGTGCTACTTTGCTTTTGGAGCTCTTGTGTCTGAAGATCTCTCTCACAAGCTGAAAG AGTTGCCAAAGGTGCGCTGGGTTCTTCCTGATTCTTACCTGGATGTGAGAAACAAAGACTACGGAG GGGAACCTTTCATTGATGGGAAAGCTGTTCCTTATGACCCCAAGTACCACGAGGAATGGATAAGGAACAACGCTAGAGCCAATGAAAGAAACAGGCGCAATGACCGTCCTAAAAACTTTGATAGAAGCAGAAACTTTGAGAGGAGAAGAGAGAACATGGCTGGAGGCCCTCCTCCTCAACGTCCTCCCATGGGTGGCTCTGCACCCCCTCCACCTCCCATGGGGCAGAATTATGGACAAAGGCCTCCACCAAACTATGGAGGACCACCACCGCCACATAACAATATGGGAGGGCTGAGGCCTCCAGCAAACTACGGAGGCGCACCACCACCACCACCGAACTATGGAGGACCACCACCACCGAACTACGGAGGAACGCCACCACAAAACATGGGAGGAGCACCACCACCAAACTACGGAGGATCACCTCCACCGAACTATGGAGGAGCACCACCGCAGAACAACATGGGAGGGGGAGGTCCACCAAATGCAGGATGGTCAGGTAACAACTACCAGCAGCAGCAGGGTGGTGGAATGCAGCAGCCACAGTACCAGAACAACTATCCACCTAACCGGGATGGCAGCGGGAACCCGTACCAGGGTTAA
- the LOC106293007 gene encoding uncharacterized protein LOC106293007 produces MNKSPRIDIPSSSSPASVSADGELNEDDIFSIDVTHTPPSSSPSQHPPARQLQRSKSGLKNVEASGILAALPEPSGNSYLNHVFHHKPAASSSPSSSSARTIPSAPKPPQERLPYTASFIGGGKFPQSAPVQVPLASLAMMNRHKKEFKLTDVVDEDEEEEEEEGEMLPPHEIVARSLAKSSLLSCSVLEGAGRTLKGRDLRQVRNAVFRRTGFID; encoded by the coding sequence ATGAACAAAAGTCCACGCATCGATATCCCTTCATCGTCTTCTCCAGCTTCAGTTTCTGCAGATGGTGAGCTCAATGAAGACGACATCTTCTCGATAGACGTAACTCACACTCCGCCGTCTTCTTCTCCTTCGCAACACCCACCTGCTCGCCAGCTTCAGAGGAGCAAAAGCGGTTTGAAAAACGTGGAAGCTTCTGGTATCCTCGCTGCTCTTCCCGAACCTTCTGGCAACAGCTACCTCAACCACGTCTTTCACCATAAGCCTGCAGCTTCTTCCTCGCCTTCTTCATCTTCCGCTAGAACCATTCCCTCAGCTCCTAAACCGCCTCAAGAGAGGCTTCCATATACAGCTTCTTTTATAGGTGGAGGGAAGTTTCCTCAGTCAGCTCCGGTTCAAGTGCCGTTAGCATCTTTGGCCATGATGAATCGTCATAAGAAGGAGTTCAAGCTTACTGATGTGGTGGATGAGGATGAGGAGGAGGAAGAAGAAGAAGGCGAAATGCTTCCTCCACATGAGATTGTAGCTCGGTCTTTGGCGAAGTCTTCTTTATTGTCTTGCTCGGTTCTTGAAGGAGCTGGAAGAACACTTAAAGGGAGAGATCTCCGGCAGGTAAGGAATGCTGTTTTCAGAAGAACCGGTTTCATAGATTGA
- the LOC106295776 gene encoding transcription factor TCP4-like: MADEAHHFLHPPAPPPPSSMRHREAANGGCGEIVEVQGGHIVRSTGRKDRHSKVCTAKGPRDRRVRLSAHTAIQFYDVQDRLGFDRPSKAVDWLIKKAKASIDELAQLPPWNPADAMRNAAANAKPRRTAAKTRISPSPPPPPPSQQQQQQLQFGGFEGVAEHRGNESSFLPPSMDSDSIADTIKSFFPVVGSTTEAPPPNQLMHSNYHHHPPNLLSRTNSHNQDLRLSLHSFPDGPPSLLQHHHSASASTAEPVLFYGQSNPLGYDTSTGGWEQQSIQRLVAWNSGGATETGNGGGGGFLFAPPAATSFQPVLGQSQLYSQRGPLQSSYSPMIRAWFDPHHHHHQSISTDDLNHHHHHIPQPVHQGEFSSGFRIPARFQGQEEEQHDGLSNKPSSASSISRHR; the protein is encoded by the coding sequence ATGGCAGACGAAGCTCACCACTTTCTCCACCCTCCAGCACCACCACCGCCTTCTTCAATGAGGCACCGCGAGGCGGCGAACGGCGGCTGCGGCGAGATCGTCGAGGTGCAAGGAGGTCACATTGTTCGGTCGACGGGAAGGAAAGATCGGCACAGCAAAGTCTGCACGGCCAAAGGGCCACGTGACCGGCGCGTGAGGCTGTCGGCTCACACGGCGATTCAGTTCTACGACGTTCAGGACCGCCTCGGCTTCGACCGGCCCAGCAAAGCCGTCGACTGGCTTATCAAGAAGGCTAAAGCTTCCATCGACGAGCTCGCTCAGCTTCCGCCGTGGAACCCCGCCGACGCAATGCGCAACGCCGCCGCAAACGCGAAACCGAGAAGAACCGCCGCTAAAACTCGAATCTCTCCGTCGCCGCCACCGCCGCCGCCGTCGCAGCAGCAACAGCAGCAGCTTCAGTTCGGTGGATTCGAGGGAGTGGCTGAGCATCGGGGGAACGAGTCGAGTTTCCTCCCTCCGTCGATGGATTCGGATTCTATCGCTGACACTATAAAGTCGTTTTTCCCGGTGGTTGGCTCTACAACGGAAGCTCCTCCTCCGAATCAGCTTATGCACAGCAACTACCATCATCACCCGCCGAATTTGCTTTCTCGAACCAATAGCCATAACCAAGATCTCCGTCTCTCGCTGCACTCGTTCCCGGATGGTCCACCGTCTCTTCTCCAGCACCACCACTCCGCGTCCGCCTCCACCGCCGAGCCAGTTCTGTTCTACGGACAGAGCAATCCGCTAGGGTATGACACGTCGACGGGTGGTTGGGAGCAACAGTCAATTCAGAGGCTTGTGGCTTGGAACAGCGGCGGAGCAACCGAGACAGGAAACGGAGGAGGAGGAGGGTTTCTCTTTGCTCCGCCTGCGGCGACGTCGTTTCAGCCAGTACTTGGCCAAAGCCAGCTTTATTCTCAGAGGGGTCCCCTTCAGTCCAGTTACAGTCCCATGATCCGTGCTTGGTTTGATCCTCACCACCACCATCATCAATCCATCTCCACCGACGATCTCAACCACCACCACCACCATATTCCTCAGCCGGTTCACCAAGGTGAATTCTCTTCCGGTTTCCGCATACCAGCACGGTTTCAGGGTCAAGAAGAGGAGCAGCACGATGGTCTCTCCAACAAACCGTCATCTGCTTCCTCCATTTCTCGCCATCGTTAA
- the LOC106292287 gene encoding uncharacterized protein LOC106292287 — translation MNYIQRTQRKLRLGEWRLIETFSVSQAGGQYRPTNHTYKISIIEDTSISPSSYECDDNFLSFSSFEEIGNGTLKTSFLIDVVGQVISLRDVQSVQVSGKDKKKVEFHLLDINGQSMTCCLWGKYAEQLEEHLQKSNDPNMVCLIRFAKIGFYKGNVQVTNAFDASLIQFDPELPENLALKLRVSNDEFALALTDAKKQKRLTKDHTVHWNNVEMKSISEIMMATVEEDCKIICSIERMDTDWSWFYFGHNSCKSKALILKSKEGGILFSNEKPLFWCTSCHTKVTSVAPKYKLHMVVKDDTSTCKLIMLDSVGKLIVGCEAEELWDGSYDEIEDPTDLPQPIQDLVDVFLVSQVCSGDKILQIESNSDPMTHVMDGSSIMSGGEVSVSEKNSQNSSEGTSTPFSKRKEKDELDQNSTSKKICSKSVKMEKIKDD, via the exons ATGAATTACATTCAACGTACTCAACGCAAGTTAAGGCTTGGTGAATGGCGACTGATAGAGACGTTCTCTGTCTCTCAAGCAGGGGGACAGTATCGGCCAACAAACCATACCTACAAGATCTCTATCATTGAGGACACTTCGATATCACCGAGTTCTTATGAGTGTGATGATAACTTTCTGAGCTTCTCCAGCTTTGAAGAGATTGGAAATGGAACACTCAAGACTTCTTTCCTAATCG ATGTGGTTGGTCAAGTGATCAGTCTTCGTGACGTCCAAAGTGTCCAGGTATCCGGGAAAGATAAGAAGAAAGTTGAATTCCACTTGCTTGACATCAA TGGTCAAAGCATGACCTGTTGTTTGTGGGGCAAGTATGCAGAACAGCTTGAAGAGCATCTCCAAAAGTCAAATGATCCTAATATGGTGTGCTTGATTCGATTTGCGAAAATTGGTTTTTACAAAG GAAATGTGCAAGTAACCAATGCATTTGATGCATCTCTTATCCAATTTGATCCTGAGTTGCCAGAAAATCTTGCTTTAAAGCTGAG GGTCTCTAATGATGAGTTTGCTCTTGCTCTTACTGATGCAAAGAAACAAAAGCGTCTGACAAAGGACCACACTGTTCATTGGAATAATGTGGAAATGAAATCTATCTCCGAAATCATGATGGCAACTGTG GAGGAGGATTGCAAGATTATATGTTCAATCGAACGTATGGATACAGATTGGAGCTGGTTTTACTTTGGCCATAACAGTTGTAAGAGCAAAGCCTTGATACTCAAATCTAAGGAAGGTGGAATTTTGTTTTCAAATGAGAAGCCATTGTTCTGGTGCACATCTTGTCATACTAAGGTCACGAGTGTAGCACCAAA GTACAAACTGCATATGGTTGTCAAAGATGACACAAGTACTTGCAAACTGATTATGCTTGATTCTGTTGGTAAACTCATTGTCGGATGTGAAGCTGAAGAACTTTGGGATGGCTCCTATGATGAG ATTGAAGATCCGACAGATTTGCCTCAACCTATTCAAGATTTAGTTG ATGTCTTTCTGGTTTCACAAGTTTGTTCTGGGGATAAGATTCTTCAGATCGAGTCAAATTCAGACCCCATGACTCATGTTATGGATGGTTCATCAATCATGTCTGGTGGAGAG GTTTCCGTGTCGGAAAAGAACAGTCAGAATTCATCTGAAGGAACCTCAACCCCATTCTCAAAGCGCAAAGAAAAAGATGAACTTGATCAGAATTCGACTTCAAAGAAAATTTGTTCCAAGTCTGTCAAGATGGAGAAGATTAAAGATGATTAG
- the LOC106343235 gene encoding protein DJ-1 homolog A, with translation MASSTKTVLIPIAHGTEPLEAVAMITVLRRGGADVTVASVEDKVGVDACHNIKMVADTLLSDITDSIFDLIVLPGGLPGGETLKNCKPLENMVKKQDTDGRLNAAICCAPALALGTWGLLEGKTATGYPVFMEKLAATCATASESRVEIDGRIVTSRGPGTTIEFSITLIEQLFGKDKADEVSTILLVRPNPGEEFTFTELNQTNWSFEDTPQILVPIAEDSEEIEAIALVDILRRAKANVVIAAVGNSLEVVGSRKAKLVADVLLDEVAEKSFDLIVLPGGLNGAPRLASCEKLVNMLKKQAEANKPYGGICASPVYVFEPNGLLKGKKATTHPVVSDKLSDQSHIEHRVVVDGNVITSRAPGTAMEFSLAIVEKFYGREKAVQLAKATLV, from the exons ATGGCTTCATCTACTAAGACG GTTTTGATCCCTATTGCTCACGGTACCGAGCCACTAGAAGCAGTGGCGATGATCACCGTGTTGCGCCGAGGTGGTGCTGACGTGACGGTGGCCTCTGTCGAGGATAAAGTTGGCGTTGATGCTTGTCATAACATCAAGATGGTCGCCGATACTCTCCTCTCCGATATCACCGACTCTATTTTCGACCTTATTGTGCTCCCC GGAGGGCTTCCGGGTGGCGAGACTCTTAAAAACTGTAAGCCTCTCGAGAACATGGTGAAGAAACAAGACACAGATGGAAGACTTAACGCAGCTATATGTTGCGCTCCTGCTTTGGCTCTTGGTACTTGGGGTCTTCTAGAGGGCAAAACA GCAACTGGTTACCCGGTTTTCATGGAGAAACTTGCGGCTACTTGTGCAACTGCAAGTGAGTCAAGAGTGGAGATAGATGGAAGGATTGTGACAAGTCGTGGACCAGGAACCACCATTGAATTCTCCATCACTCTTATTGAGCAGTTGTTTGGGAAAGACAAAGCTGATGAAGTCTCTACTATCTTG TTGGTTCGTCCTAACCCTGGTGAGGAGTTTACCTTTACCGAGCTTAACCAAACAAACTGGTCATTCGAAGATACTCCACAG ATTCTTGTTCCCATTGCAGAGGACTCAGAGGAAATTGAAGCTATTGCGCTTGTAGATATTCTAAGGAGGGCAAAAGCAAACGTCGTGATTGCTGCAGTTGGTAATAGTTTGGAAGTTGTAGGATCCCGCAAAGCTAAGTTAGTAGCAGATGTGCTTCTTGATGAAGTTGCAGAGAAGTCGTTTGATCTGATTGTGTTGCCT GGAGGTCTTAACGGTGCTCCAAGATTGGCAAGCTGCGAGAAACTGGTGAATATGTTAAAGAAACAAGCGGAAGCAAACAAACCATATGGAGGAATCTGCGCATCACCTGTTTACGTCTTTGAGCCTAATGGTTTACTCAAG GGTAAGAAGGCAACTACACACCCAGTGGTGAGCGACAAACTTTCGGACCAGAGTCACATCGAGCACAGAGTTGTTGTGGACGGGAATGTGATAACGAGCAGAGCTCCAGGGACCGCAATGGAGTTTTCACTTGCGATTGTTGAGAAGTTTTATGGGCGAGAGAAAGCGGTTCAGCTCGCCAAGGCAACACTTGTGTAA